From Musa acuminata AAA Group cultivar baxijiao chromosome BXJ3-8, Cavendish_Baxijiao_AAA, whole genome shotgun sequence, one genomic window encodes:
- the LOC135644663 gene encoding large ribosomal subunit protein uL24y-like, producing MKYNPRVSSSRRKSRKAHFTAPSSVRRVLMSAPLSADLRNKYNVRSVPVRKDDEVQVVRGTFKGREGKVVQVYRRKWVIHVERITREKVNGATVNVGINPSKVVITKLKLDKDRKALLDRKARGRAADKAKGKFSAEEVAAAVAGAPSLQEID from the coding sequence ATGAAGTACAACCCGCGCGTGTCGAGTTCCCGGAGGAAGTCCCGGAAGGCGCACTTCACTGCCCCGTCGAGCGTCCGGCGGGTGCTGATGAGCGCTCCGCTCTCAGCGGACCTCCGCAACAAGTACAACGTGCGGTCGGTTCCCGTGCGCAAGGACGACGAGGTGCAGGTGGTGCGGGGCACCTTCAAGGGCCGCGAGGGCAAGGTCGTGCAGGTATACCGCCGGAAGTGGGTCATCCACGTCGAGCGCATCACCCGCGAGAAGGTGAATGGCGCCACCGTCAACGTCGGCATCAACCCCTCCAAGGTCGTCATAACGAAGCTAAAGCTGGACAAGGACCGCAAGGCCCTCCTCGACCGCAAAGCCCGCGGCCGGGCCGCCGACAAGGCCAAAGGCAAGTTCTCGGCCGAGGAGGTCGCCGCCGCCGTTGCCGGTGCGCCCTCTCTCCAGGAGATCGATTGA